The Plasmodium malariae genome assembly, contig: PmUG01_00_21, whole genome shotgun sequence genomic sequence TCCCTGTATTGAGATAATAACTAATTTtagcaatatttttataataataattctaatttaATGAACGTTCTGTTTTTGAAAAGTTGAAATTAAtgtttttgtaatattaattatcataataatcTAATAAGAACAATGCTAAATGAAGCATAaatcatataatattttatattatattaattacaccactttaattttttaatgagcagtaatatatttaaaaaaatctaGTTTTCTGGATTATACAAAAtctataatgtaatatatatttataagttaaataaatgataatttattattttttttataacaatctttgtaaaatacaattttaaattacGTTTAATTCATATTGCTTGTAAACGAATTGTTATTATATCCTTGcacttaatttattatatattcctttttattaataaataattatatatttttttagaagaaatattaatgatatttaataaagtaaaaaaaaagtatatatattaatacttatACTTACTATTATTGCGATATCCATGgttcaatattttatttttttcatgtgttcataaataaaaacgcatatatttttttgttattgctttattatattatgcaaacgaaagtaatatatataaaataaaattaaataaaaaatacaaaagtgtaataaaaaaataataaaagtatttgTCACCTTATATGCTATAACACCAATGAAATActcaatattaataattacatatatacaatttataCTAAATCTAAAAATTCCCTTATAAGATTTTACTAATCCTTATAAATAACCTTACTATTATCTCTCGAACTCTGAATTAAAAcctatatttgtatttataaattgtgtataaaaaaaaattcttatttttttagttttattttatttaacaaattaGCAGTATAAATAAGAAAGCGTTGTTATTggtcaatatatataatattaattaatatatattcttatattaatattaaataattactaatatatttatatacacttTAATatagcataaatatataaataaattcatatatgtgaagaaattattatacgaaatatatatttgctttgattactttttatgataatttagatttttacagatatataataaatttttagaaatacaATTCTATCACAGGTAGACAAAagtatttgtacatattataaattaatatatgattaaattttactaattaattaaattattgtattgcataaaaaataaaaacaacaTAATGCCTTTATTTATGGATTTTcaatttaatatacattCAATTAATATCtgcaaaattttattaacactAGAATTAAgcacaataataaaatgacaattttttttaaaactttatttaatatgatATGGAATCACAGTTTTACTAgacaattataaataatcgAAATTTAtcaagaatattttttcattatatatttattatttcacgTTTATGTGgttcaaataatattaatatatactgtGAGAGAGAAATTTACAAGTTGtactttatataaaatattttacataaaatatatcatataaaataaataataattttttctgtaaaataaaaaaaaatatatatatacatatcagtatcaataaatacatatcattcatttcataaaatataaaaaaagtaaaatttgtACTAACTAAAGATTATACCACTTTTTGTTAATAACCAGAACAATTGACAATTTTAGACGAGAATGGGTTATAAGATATATAGTAGcacttattatttaaaatatagttatcacaagaattcaataaaaatatttatatttcgataatacttatttattttaaagcatatatatgtatttttcatgaaaattaatataaatacacaaatatatatattatgtcatatgtatttattataaattaattaattcacTAAGAACTATACTATAAAACAATTGTACATCTTAGTTCACAACAAAATTaagaacataattttttactatgGTGCATAAAATATTCTATGTGTACACACGagtatttatcattttataaagtttaaaattacatttattatgaatataccACTAAAAATATCACAGAAATTACATCGTATTTATAAGCGGCTTGCAGAAAACTATATAGTcaaaattattcatttcaCTCTGTcatatacttaatttttttatatttttcattatttcttaagaTTTTAGGAATTGATACTATAACTAAAACAgataatataatgataacTATGTCAAATAGTATTAAAAAGAGTACTTTTTTGCCCCTCCAGCTGATTGTAGAAGATTATCCAAAGGTGATAACACTTCTTTCAAATAATCTAATCCTTTTAATATGGGTAATCCTATTccaaacaagaaaaaaagaaaaaatatgaaaactcCAAATCCGTAACTTCtaaatttgattttttttaattttatatctctcattctcctttttttttcaagaaaagaatcataatcttttttcttaatccatttcttttcaaaatgaaaatattttccatcaaaaattccattattataatccaCAAATTCTGTGTAGTATTGCGCCTTATTTAATGGGCATCTATTAGAttgtttcttttcttttgtgaacacattttcattattatatattgctTTTTTCTCGCACTCTCTGTTGTCTGCTATATCTTCCTTTAACGATACAATATTTAaatcctttttctttttatattttgctagtaatcggtaatttcttatttctaattttctaataagatttaaattatcttccaaaatattgttaaaggagctctaaaaaaataaaaaaatgttaatattatatttttaatagaataaaaatataatttaaaaaaatatatattattatattcaaaaccgagaaaatatgtataagcGAAATGTACTATAATAATTCTATCGTACTATATCATTGTAAAAATGACATATCCATATTAAAAGCATAAACTTTGAaaacttaataaaaaaaagtaacttAATTCTTTGTTCCatgatttaaatttttaataatctgatatgttatatacaaaaaaaactgtaaagataaaatatacttctagtgataaaaaaaagctatatttattttaaaatttaatttttaatattttttattttttcataataattttatgtattatatttaactatattatatttcataacATTAACAGAGAAAGATaacattataaatacattacataatttatatcttaatcttttttaaagaaaaaactaattattattaaaataaagtaaattgaaatcattcatatatattaaaaatatacattttaatatattacactatatatattacatatttttttaacctttataaaaataaaaaacaatatattacttCATAATATTCAATTTATTACAGAATCTAGAATTCAGCGTATATATCCTatagaatatagataatatattgtcctatatataaagttgataataactaattttaatgaatttacctattaataattataatatttaaaacattttttttttttttaaataattattatttataaattatgttaattatataacactATAATAAGtgttattataaatgaaaaaagcaATATCTTGCACAagtacttttatattttttatatgatgtGCAATATTCCaccatatattaaatatttttaaaacttcatatataaaatactacATAATCTAcaagtacatatttattttatatgtaaataaagcATAATCCTTTATTCttgtgatatatattttgaacgttgtaatttataagtattatatataatattattttcaaataaaatgtttttaaatttatttattatattttatttttaaataaatataaattataaaaaggaatgtaataaaaaacgaATAGTATATAGTGCAgttattgttaaaatatataaaaataaaaataatttttattgtataatgtttttttataaatagataaagaATAAGAATgcttatatttgtttattagtttacctttttatagatatttaagtaatttttaaacaatataattaaattaacatttatgtaagtgttataataaaacaatcaATGTACGTGTTCACATGATTTTTGGAGAAGTTTACTAGTTcataatattagtaatattatacatacaatttCTACTAAAACTAAAATTATACTAATAAATATGCACTATTCTCTATAAATAGGTTGTAACGTAAGTATAAATCGTGAGCCtaaatttatgaattatatattaaacaaaaattttttaattaacaatataaactatattaattgtttttttgcttaaaataatgttaaaattatttttaatatatttatagaaaacAATCATAAATAGtgaaaatacataaataaatacatattgtTATAAGACttcagaaaaaatatatttatttttattatcccTAAAGATTATTTAGTATTttgaagaaatataaatacttttaGATGATGGTTATaacgaaaaaacaaaaataacatttttgtaTACTATCCATTAATATACCACTAgatttaattcattaatttaatatatcattgaCATATAAACGCAAGAACTATATATATCGTATTCatctataaatttttaataccatatatatttaactaataatagaaaaattgaattaacTCCATAGTTTTgcacaataataatatatctaataacTTTTTCTTAGTTAtctttttgttaaaatttaaaattctgaagttattaaacatttattaatatccttttatgaatatattattttattatatatatatatatatatacgttctTGTTTATACCATGAAAAagaagttaaaaaaatttttactatacacatatattttataacccATAACTGATAAAACTAATTTTgtacaataaatattaattccactataaagcaaaaatataaatatatatatatatatatgtacgtatcgAACCAACATAATATGCTAGggtatttatattaaaattaaaaaaagacacattcattattaatttaaaactaataatacattttgttttttattaacttaaCAAACAATCTTTTTAGACTAACATATAACACAAAATAGAGAATAAAAGTTATTAGTTAAAATGTAAGTTATTTGAGTTCTATAAAATTATGCGAACTATTCtatcatttattcattttatagcccaaatatatattattcatacaCACCTACTTATGtgtaaaaatacatatatatgtaatactaaatgtttttaattaatactaAATAACACACTAAAATACAAAGTCTAAAATGTTAAAACGTTCAAATCCACGAAAAAATGAacacaaatttttattattgtttatcAAAGTAACCTGGTATAAGCATGTACATTTACAATACTCTAGGGATTATGTGTATTTTTAGCAAGTATAACACTAAAAATGTTATagatattatttcatattatacacttctttataaaaagatattcATTACACATTGTTCATTTTACTGATACactaacataatttttttatatttttcattatttcataGGATCTTATAAAATTCcgttataattataacagacaatataaaagtaagttatatattattacatgaAAAGAGGGTACTAATATATGCTGCACCATTCATTTAGCAttgtgaaaaaatattagtatgCTATATTCTGTACACAATATATTATCCAAAAACTTTTATTCTGATAATAAGGCTATATCTTTTCtcaacaacaacaaaaaaaaaaaatatagcgAGTCAAAATCcgtaatttataaatttttttcttataaaaaaatagaaattctttattcatatacaaatatactgACTATTTATAGGAAAGTACACAAAAACCCATAAAATTTCAAACTGAAATATTATGAAGTTATTTGTAAttgaattttaaatataaatatccCCATGAAAATTTTAGATAAACATCTTCACATTTTATCCCATGTTTTTTACacaaaaaaagtacattacaatacttataaatttattatatttataacaaatataaataatattatgaaataagaaaatattttaaaagtgcggttttaaatattatacatgaTTAATCATCTAAATgtataaagaaaatacttttttatccactatttcttatatacttatatgtaagtataagcaaaataaataaatgtcccaatatttgattattataaatctaattaatataaaaaataggaatataattatacattattgGTTCTTTATATAGcagaattaatatatacgtaagaaatatatttatattgtttagAGTAACATAGTTGattcatattatatgaataatcgtctaaaataatttaataacattttaaattaatattgtaAGAGAGATGTAAATAATGTTAGctaataatttctttattaatattaagaatagttcattttgtttaatacatattgttcatataattgttctaaaatatatttatgtgaaCCGTTTTTgtatgttataattattttcttattgtataatgaaaaatagatAATAACCCGACATTAAAACATCATTTAAATGTcagttaattatatatatataattcttcattatattcataacatatataaatttattacttttaattaatttttttttttttttttaattacattttcttattttaatcgtaagaatttaaaaaaaatttctatttcaaatttttatttttaatattatttcatatatttaatattcttGTATATTCAGTAATATTAAAGGTCATTAATATaccataaatttaattaaattatgttttatattgttaaaaaaaataaaactttaatttaaataatataatattttaattaaattaactcattgagatataatattttttattgtcaacattttattaagcatttttaattaaaatatataagttgtTAATAGtgtgtaatatttatttcaaattaaattttattaaatcattattatcataatatattttgttgttacaattattacgtatatatcaattattttaaaaaaaaattcatataaaatgcTCTGGTAGActcctaatttttttttcattattttaatcaacataaaattttaaaattatatttttttaaagaataatatgtatactacattccatttttatttatttttattcatattcatAGCTAAACTACGAAAGCAGGTTTATATTTAACgtagagaatatataaatataaacaaaattttcaaaataaattatttacatatgctTAGTTGcaattattatgtaataattgtttatatattttttaatgtttttttttaaatctattttatctatattacttaataatattatattatagaaaaattagtataatatttctatttaatgcattttttccttttttaactttaaacatattttttaattaatattaatttaagaaagccataaattttcatattttaaagtaacaaaaaaccataaagaaaaattattactgttatattGAATGTTATCAAAAAACACATATTCCTGAAAATTCTATCATTACATAAGTTTTAATATTCTAAATACATTCAACAcgatgaaacaaaaaaataaattcttctTCCTTACCCTTTTAATATGgatatttaattattcctATGAAGtaagataattattatattcaataatttctatgcattttttgtaatcctacatatttattttaaattgaatattttaataatacgaacgtacatgtatttttttatatgttatatatttaccttAATTTACAGCGAACTAACTTTGACAAATcatgcaataaaaaaatcagCTTTAATAATACATCAAAAATAAGACCAAACAGATTATTATATGGGGAATCAAATGCAGATTCTCAAGAGGCCGtctttaatttaaaaaaatattttaaagatgATTTTGAGAACTCAAgtaattcattaatatttaaggATAATTCTGAAAATACCTATGATTCATTATCATCTATTGATTACCTTAATGAAGTTAATGAAGAACTAAAGAAAAAACCAATTcaacgaaaaaaatataagtcaacagaaaataatatatcaccATTAACAAGTCCACATTCAAACAGATTAGATTCACAATTTGAAATAGAACTACCAAAACAATTACATAATGAACATAAAAGGTCAAATATGTTTACTCGTAAATctaaagaaattattactaGAAAAATGCTTAAAGATTTTACgccatatatattaagctCTGTCATTTTGATAATGTCCACTATATCTAAATCGAGTtcaggtatatatatatcatatgtattattgttattatcagTGTTATATTTAGTCTAtagaatatttaataattttaataaggGTTTTGATAATATATCAATTATACGTAAGAACTTGTTAAACACTCCTAAGCATAattctatataataattcttaGAAATCTACAACATATGtccatttatttaaatatattttaaatcttatattattaacaatatatacatgccCCCAATACTTAATTAATACATGAATTATACAGAA encodes the following:
- the PmUG01_00041300 gene encoding fam-m protein; the encoded protein is MEQRIKLLFFIKFSKFMLLIWICHFYNDISSFNNILEDNLNLIRKLEIRNYRLLAKYKKKKDLNIVSLKEDIADNRECEKKAIYNNENVFTKEKKQSNRCPLNKAQYYTEFVDYNNGIFDGKYFHFEKKWIKKKDYDSFLEKKRRMRDIKLKKIKFRSYGFGVFIFFLFFLFGIGLPILKGLDYLKEVLSPLDNLLQSAGGAKKYSF
- the PmUG01_00041400 gene encoding Plasmodium exported protein, unknown function — translated: MKQKNKFFFLTLLIWIFNYSYERTNFDKSCNKKISFNNTSKIRPNRLLYGESNADSQEAVFNLKKYFKDDFENSSNSLIFKDNSENTYDSLSSIDYLNEVNEELKKKPIQRKKYKSTENNISPLTSPHSNRLDSQFEIELPKQLHNEHKRSNMFTRKSKEIITRKMLKDFTPYILSSVILIMSTISKSSSGIYISYVLLLLSVLYLVYRIFNNFNKGFDNISIIRKNLLNTPKHNSI